Proteins encoded by one window of Xiphophorus couchianus chromosome 13, X_couchianus-1.0, whole genome shotgun sequence:
- the LOC114155762 gene encoding gastrula zinc finger protein XlCGF8.2DB-like isoform X5, whose product MQLNQLVSHVSPEDEDQVEEGSNSGDPGGKRDKEQEQNKRCQKTKQQQGTTEGPKQQKHKKSQQKKKSYLCKVCDKAFARNDSLTCHTRIHTGETPFTCMTCGKSFTKKFNLATHIRIHTGEKPFTCMTCGISFTERRSLTSHMWIHTGEKPFTCMTCRKSFTLKSSLDIHMRMHTGEKPFTCTTCGKRFTQKCHLTCHMRIHTGDTPFTCMTCGKGFTLKCSLDIHLRIHTGEKPFTCMTCGKSFTQKCSLDIHLRIHTGEKPF is encoded by the exons ATGCAGCT GAACCAACTCGTCTCTCATGTTTCTCCTGAAGATGAGGACCAGGTTGAGGAAGGAAGCAATTCAGGAGACCCAGGAGGAAAGAGAGACAAAGAGCAGGAACAAAACAAGAGATGtcagaaaaccaaacagcaaCAAGGAACTACTGAAggtccaaaacaacaaaagcacaaaaaatctcaacaaaaaaaaaaatcatatcttTGTAAAGTTTGTGATAAAGCCTTTGCTCGAAACGACTCTTTGACGTGTCACacgagaattcacacaggtgagacgCCTTTCACATGTATGacttgtggaaagagtttcactaaaaaatttaatttagctACTCACATAAGAATTCACACAGGGGAGAAGCCTTTTACATGTATGACTTGTGGAATAAGTTTTACTGAAAGAAGAAGTTTAACTTCTCACATGTGgattcatacaggtgagaagcctttcacCTGTATGACttgtagaaaaagtttcacattGAAAAGTAGTTTAGATATTCACATGAGAAtgcacacaggtgagaagcctttcacATGTACAacttgtggaaaacgtttcacACAGAAATGTCATTTAACTtgtcacatgagaattcacacaggggACACGCCTTTTACATGTATGACTTGTGGCAAAGGTTTCACTCTAAAATGTAGTTTAGATATCCACTTgaggattcacacaggtgagaaacctttcACATGtatgacttgtggaaaaagtttcactcaGAAATGTAGTTTAGATATCCACTTgaggattcacacaggtgagaaacctttctGA
- the LOC114155762 gene encoding gastrula zinc finger protein XlCGF8.2DB-like isoform X3 yields the protein MDDQRRRLDFSRTPQIILHRIDLPQNCVCKEEEGFTEFSNQDGNSAIDKGEPEPFKIKHEQEEPEHQQFREEENQLCNSEDEEHLLLKQETGDILVTPSNVQQVNKETEPNRNQLVSHVSPEDEDQVEEGSNSGDPGGKRDKEQEQNKRCQKTKQQQGTTEGPKQQKHKKSQQKKKSYLCKVCDKAFARNDSLTCHTRIHTGETPFTCMTCGKSFTKKFNLATHIRIHTGEKPFTCMTCGISFTERRSLTSHMWIHTGEKPFTCMTCRKSFTLKSSLDIHMRMHTGEKPFTCTTCGKRFTQKCHLTCHMRIHTGDTPFTCMTCGKGFTLKCSLDIHLRIHTGEKPFTCMTCGKSFTQKCSLDIHLRIHTGEKPF from the coding sequence aTCTCCCACAAAATTGTGTGTGTAAAGAGGAGGAAGGTTTCACTGAGTTCAGCAACCAGGATGGGAATTCAGCTATAGATAAAGGGGAACCagaaccttttaaaataaaacatgagcaagaggaaccagaacatcaacagttcagagaggaagagaatCAACTCTGCAACAGTGAGGATGAAGAGCATCTTTTGCTGAAACAGGAAACTGGAGACATTTTGGTGACTCCTTCTAATGTACAACAAGTCAACAAGGAGACAGAACCAAATAGGAACCAACTCGTCTCTCATGTTTCTCCTGAAGATGAGGACCAGGTTGAGGAAGGAAGCAATTCAGGAGACCCAGGAGGAAAGAGAGACAAAGAGCAGGAACAAAACAAGAGATGtcagaaaaccaaacagcaaCAAGGAACTACTGAAggtccaaaacaacaaaagcacaaaaaatctcaacaaaaaaaaaaatcatatcttTGTAAAGTTTGTGATAAAGCCTTTGCTCGAAACGACTCTTTGACGTGTCACacgagaattcacacaggtgagacgCCTTTCACATGTATGacttgtggaaagagtttcactaaaaaatttaatttagctACTCACATAAGAATTCACACAGGGGAGAAGCCTTTTACATGTATGACTTGTGGAATAAGTTTTACTGAAAGAAGAAGTTTAACTTCTCACATGTGgattcatacaggtgagaagcctttcacCTGTATGACttgtagaaaaagtttcacattGAAAAGTAGTTTAGATATTCACATGAGAAtgcacacaggtgagaagcctttcacATGTACAacttgtggaaaacgtttcacACAGAAATGTCATTTAACTtgtcacatgagaattcacacaggggACACGCCTTTTACATGTATGACTTGTGGCAAAGGTTTCACTCTAAAATGTAGTTTAGATATCCACTTgaggattcacacaggtgagaaacctttcACATGtatgacttgtggaaaaagtttcactcaGAAATGTAGTTTAGATATCCACTTgaggattcacacaggtgagaaacctttctGA